The Pyrococcus horikoshii OT3 genome includes a window with the following:
- a CDS encoding class I SAM-dependent methyltransferase, giving the protein MISEESVKLAEELIRKGYSEKKIRSLLKLPENDFKLALEVARARIKAKDKFSRNDLWFNLEGLRYATHEAVADYRGKRLKEQGIKSIADVSCGVGIQLIFFAKHGIRSVGVDIDPIKIEFARRNAEKYGVKVEFMVGDSLSPEVVEKIDADVIFSDPARPPEVPERNLEDLLPSPLKVYEAYKKRVDAFIFDLPPQIRREKVPWEGEFEYIDLFGHLNRLTFYTEPLAKAERSAVILPQGVRLESDPDLENIVEETKEPRRYLYEIPQAIDYANLINELFHKVKGDLKLLLREKRRILATSNDEVESDYFKRSYIVVKTMPFHPVRINDFLRKEGYGRATLRINIDEKEYWRVRKKIEAGLKGEKRAFVFKVGNLAIIAEELHRAL; this is encoded by the coding sequence ATGATAAGCGAGGAAAGCGTGAAACTTGCAGAGGAACTTATTAGGAAGGGATATAGTGAGAAGAAAATAAGGTCACTCCTTAAGCTTCCTGAAAATGATTTTAAGCTAGCCTTGGAAGTTGCTAGAGCTAGAATCAAGGCAAAAGATAAATTCTCAAGGAATGATCTCTGGTTCAATCTTGAAGGGCTGAGATACGCTACTCATGAAGCCGTTGCCGACTACAGAGGTAAAAGGCTCAAAGAGCAGGGAATAAAGAGCATAGCAGATGTATCTTGTGGGGTTGGAATACAGCTTATATTCTTTGCTAAGCATGGAATAAGAAGCGTGGGAGTTGATATTGATCCAATTAAGATAGAGTTTGCAAGGAGAAATGCCGAAAAATATGGGGTCAAAGTCGAGTTTATGGTTGGAGATTCCTTGAGCCCTGAAGTCGTGGAGAAAATAGATGCTGATGTGATATTCTCGGATCCTGCTCGTCCTCCGGAGGTTCCAGAGAGAAACCTTGAGGATCTACTTCCAAGTCCCCTTAAGGTTTATGAGGCTTATAAAAAGAGAGTTGATGCTTTCATCTTCGATTTACCTCCTCAGATAAGAAGAGAGAAAGTTCCATGGGAGGGAGAGTTTGAGTATATAGATCTTTTCGGTCACCTAAATAGACTTACATTCTACACAGAACCACTAGCAAAGGCCGAGAGGAGTGCGGTAATTCTCCCTCAAGGGGTAAGGCTTGAAAGCGATCCCGACCTAGAGAACATAGTTGAAGAAACTAAGGAACCAAGAAGGTATCTTTACGAAATTCCTCAAGCTATTGACTATGCGAACTTGATCAATGAGCTTTTCCATAAGGTAAAAGGAGATCTAAAGCTATTGTTGAGAGAAAAGAGGAGAATATTAGCGACTAGTAATGATGAAGTTGAGAGTGACTATTTCAAGAGGAGTTACATTGTCGTTAAGACCATGCCATTTCATCCGGTCAGGATAAACGATTTTCTGAGGAAAGAAGGGTATGGAAGGGCAACCCTTAGAATTAACATTGATGAAAAGGAATATTGGAGAGTCAGGAAGAAGATAGAAGCGGGACTTAAGGGGGAAAAGAGGGCTTTTGTCTTTAAGGTTGGAAATTTAGCGATTATTGCTGAGGAACTTCATCGGGCTCTATAA
- a CDS encoding methyltransferase family protein encodes MNFLGIVPKVAKVSFLYIAFSALLERLFTFDFSFPRIGGILVFVGIVLWAICYFQVSKAYKAGKLLKSGCYSVVRHPIYTIWGVLILPGFSLVIGGFMLGLPVVYWISILYYIEEEERFLHVRFGKEWEEYASRVPRFIPNLFEVIKKLDPGERK; translated from the coding sequence TTGAACTTCCTTGGTATAGTACCCAAGGTTGCTAAGGTTTCTTTTCTTTACATTGCATTTTCAGCATTGTTAGAAAGGCTCTTCACTTTTGACTTCTCTTTTCCTAGGATCGGAGGAATACTAGTCTTTGTAGGTATTGTGCTATGGGCTATCTGCTACTTCCAAGTCTCCAAGGCCTATAAAGCGGGAAAATTACTTAAAAGTGGATGTTACTCAGTTGTTAGACACCCAATATATACGATTTGGGGGGTCCTGATCCTTCCGGGCTTTTCTCTTGTGATTGGAGGGTTCATGCTTGGATTACCTGTAGTCTACTGGATTTCAATTCTATACTACATTGAAGAAGAAGAGAGATTCCTTCATGTAAGGTTTGGAAAAGAATGGGAAGAATATGCTTCACGCGTTCCTAGATTTATACCCAACCTTTTTGAAGTTATAAAGAAACTCGATCCTGGGGAGAGAAAATGA
- a CDS encoding NifB/NifX family molybdenum-iron cluster-binding protein, whose amino-acid sequence MRCLKVAFGMEDDEHLIDAHYGDSEFFAIYEICEDGSVKLLEKRNNKAKDLEEEDEGHGDPRKFRAVVGQLLDVDVLAAFRMGPNFLRIRDKTNKVAFFTRTRDLNVAIQRIIENFDDLWNQVQEKKKKIPMKVSEF is encoded by the coding sequence ATGAGGTGCCTCAAGGTAGCCTTTGGAATGGAGGATGATGAACATCTCATAGACGCTCACTACGGAGATTCAGAGTTTTTCGCGATCTATGAGATCTGTGAAGACGGTAGCGTAAAGCTCCTTGAGAAAAGGAACAACAAGGCTAAGGATCTTGAAGAAGAGGATGAGGGACATGGAGATCCTAGGAAGTTCAGGGCCGTGGTAGGTCAGCTTCTTGATGTTGACGTTCTGGCAGCCTTTAGAATGGGACCAAACTTCCTAAGGATTCGAGATAAGACGAATAAGGTAGCTTTCTTTACACGGACAAGAGATTTAAATGTGGCAATTCAGAGGATAATAGAAAACTTCGATGACCTATGGAATCAAGTTCAAGAGAAGAAGAAAAAGATCCCGATGAAGGTGAGCGAGTTTTGA
- a CDS encoding NifB/NifX family molybdenum-iron cluster-binding protein: MRIAVPTNGGGLEDTVAPVFARAPAFAIVDVENGEIKNVRVIQNSASTAAGGAGPMAVQMLINEGVDTIVAPQVGPNAMGAIQAAGIRVYTVPPGTKVEDAVKSAISGSAPQTTAPIQVQAPTPAVYTPAPAYPPRYYWAPRWGWRGGWGRGWGRGWGRGGRGWGARLGYCPWTGMPSRRTLRWLYGWW; encoded by the coding sequence ATGAGGATCGCAGTTCCAACTAACGGTGGAGGTTTAGAAGATACAGTTGCTCCCGTATTCGCAAGAGCACCTGCATTCGCGATAGTTGATGTTGAGAATGGTGAAATTAAAAACGTTAGGGTAATTCAAAATTCGGCATCAACAGCAGCAGGTGGAGCTGGGCCAATGGCCGTGCAAATGCTAATAAATGAGGGAGTTGATACTATAGTTGCTCCCCAGGTAGGTCCCAATGCCATGGGAGCTATCCAGGCAGCGGGAATTAGAGTGTACACCGTACCCCCAGGAACTAAAGTTGAAGATGCCGTGAAAAGTGCAATTAGCGGTTCAGCACCACAAACTACCGCTCCAATTCAAGTGCAAGCTCCCACTCCAGCAGTCTATACTCCCGCTCCCGCTTATCCACCGAGGTACTACTGGGCCCCAAGATGGGGCTGGAGAGGAGGCTGGGGAAGAGGATGGGGCCGTGGATGGGGAAGAGGAGGAAGAGGCTGGGGTGCCAGGCTCGGTTACTGTCCATGGACTGGAATGCCAAGTAGAAGAACCCTGAGATGGCTCTACGGCTGGTGGTGA
- a CDS encoding beta-ribofuranosylaminobenzene 5'-phosphate synthase family protein, whose product MIVRTPRRLHLGIIDPTGSLGRKFGSIGVALEGGYDIKVTPAGSLTIEADKEDREVIEKIVKELNLEYETGLDYYIEVRKSIPRHIGLGSTTQLTLAIASAILRIAKKDIPIEEVAFSLKRARESGAGLYIFKFGGFVVDGGVKDTYPPLIMRHDFPENWAFILVIPKVKRGLSEEEEEGIMFGSNFGNVNIAKEITYRLMLGLVPSLIEKNIEKFGRFLTDIQELVGKHFATFQGGTFREDIKTVVEILKETTYGAGQSSWGPTVYGLIRKEEYNSVRVKVADLLDDYGIKAEIELGIPRNKGAEVLGENLFLERLISGVK is encoded by the coding sequence GTGATCGTTAGAACACCTAGGAGACTTCATCTAGGAATAATAGATCCAACGGGTAGCTTGGGAAGAAAGTTCGGTAGCATTGGAGTTGCACTTGAAGGAGGTTACGACATCAAGGTAACACCGGCCGGTTCTTTAACGATAGAGGCCGATAAAGAAGATAGGGAGGTTATAGAGAAGATAGTAAAAGAGCTAAATCTAGAGTACGAAACGGGACTGGATTATTACATAGAAGTGAGAAAGAGCATCCCCAGGCACATAGGACTCGGCTCCACCACGCAATTAACTCTAGCAATAGCTTCGGCGATCCTGAGGATCGCAAAAAAAGACATTCCCATAGAGGAGGTAGCCTTTTCCCTGAAAAGAGCCAGAGAGAGCGGAGCGGGTCTTTACATCTTCAAGTTCGGTGGCTTTGTCGTCGATGGGGGAGTTAAAGATACCTATCCCCCTCTAATAATGAGGCATGATTTCCCAGAGAATTGGGCCTTTATACTCGTGATTCCCAAGGTAAAGAGGGGACTAAGCGAGGAGGAAGAGGAAGGAATAATGTTTGGGAGCAACTTTGGCAACGTCAATATTGCTAAGGAGATAACGTATAGGCTAATGCTGGGGTTAGTCCCATCCTTAATTGAGAAGAACATTGAGAAATTCGGAAGATTTCTAACGGATATCCAAGAGCTCGTTGGAAAGCACTTCGCAACATTTCAAGGAGGAACATTTAGGGAGGACATTAAAACCGTCGTGGAGATCTTAAAGGAGACGACGTACGGAGCAGGCCAAAGTAGCTGGGGCCCGACGGTTTATGGATTAATAAGAAAGGAGGAATATAATTCAGTTAGAGTGAAGGTTGCAGATCTTCTTGACGATTATGGGATAAAGGCCGAGATAGAGCTTGGAATTCCCAGGAATAAAGGAGCTGAAGTCCTGGGCGAGAACCTCTTCCTTGAAAGGCTCATAAGTGGTGTGAAATGA
- a CDS encoding N-glycosylase/DNA lyase has translation MIAELIREIGIEGARFIEENIDEQFKALSYLSEGMDRVNFVRLVIANALVSYQLTGKGEMWWWEFAKYFKGKEVKTIYSAYKEFLPNSKFNRRLIQQKLLRIKKIEPFLSTLTEESIERYYEDMTLLWKAIAKVLKVDRESKTVVFSVKMFGYAARIVLSKFNPYPMEIPIPEDVRIIKLTRKLTNERPRDFWMKIAKESNVPPLHIDSILWPLLGGARVEEAPPELKEKLEKLIRVIR, from the coding sequence ATGATAGCGGAATTAATCAGAGAAATTGGGATCGAAGGTGCAAGGTTCATAGAGGAGAATATTGATGAACAGTTTAAGGCCCTCTCATATTTAAGTGAAGGGATGGACAGGGTAAATTTCGTGAGACTTGTTATAGCGAATGCCTTAGTCAGCTACCAACTTACTGGGAAAGGAGAGATGTGGTGGTGGGAATTTGCAAAGTACTTTAAGGGGAAGGAAGTTAAAACAATATACTCAGCGTATAAGGAGTTTCTACCCAATTCAAAGTTTAATAGAAGGTTAATACAGCAAAAACTTCTGAGGATAAAGAAGATAGAGCCTTTCCTTTCCACGCTCACGGAGGAAAGTATAGAAAGGTATTACGAAGATATGACCCTCCTATGGAAGGCGATAGCGAAAGTGCTGAAGGTTGACAGGGAATCTAAAACCGTTGTTTTTAGCGTTAAAATGTTTGGTTATGCTGCTAGAATAGTCCTTTCTAAGTTCAACCCATATCCAATGGAGATACCAATCCCGGAGGATGTTAGGATAATTAAGTTAACCAGGAAGCTTACAAACGAGAGACCTAGGGATTTCTGGATGAAGATCGCTAAAGAATCCAACGTCCCTCCACTTCATATAGATTCCATACTCTGGCCTCTCCTGGGAGGTGCTAGGGTAGAAGAGGCCCCTCCAGAATTAAAGGAGAAGCTAGAAAAACTAATAAGAGTTATAAGGTAA
- a CDS encoding ABC transporter ATP-binding protein, whose protein sequence is MIIVENLRKKFGSKEVLKGINFTVNDGEIYGLLGPNGSGKSTTMRILSGIITDFEGKVMVAGVDVSRDPMKVKEIVGYVPETPALYESLTPAEFFSFIGGVRRIPQDILEERVKRLVDAFGIGKYMNQLIGTLSFGTKQKISLISALLHDPQVLILDEAMNGLDPKSARIFRELLFEFKEEGKSIVFSTHILALAEVMCDRIGIIYEGRIVAEGTIDELREIAREEKLEDIFLKLTQAKEEVSQIVSALKEAL, encoded by the coding sequence ATGATAATAGTTGAAAACCTCAGAAAGAAATTCGGATCAAAAGAGGTACTAAAGGGGATCAATTTCACGGTTAATGATGGGGAGATATACGGACTTCTAGGGCCGAATGGAAGTGGAAAGTCAACTACTATGAGGATACTTTCCGGGATAATTACCGATTTTGAAGGTAAAGTAATGGTGGCTGGAGTGGACGTCTCAAGAGATCCAATGAAGGTTAAGGAGATCGTGGGTTATGTTCCGGAAACCCCCGCACTTTATGAGAGCTTAACCCCAGCAGAGTTTTTCAGTTTCATAGGAGGAGTGAGGAGGATTCCTCAAGATATTCTCGAGGAGAGAGTTAAAAGGCTCGTAGATGCGTTTGGGATAGGTAAGTACATGAACCAGTTAATAGGAACCTTGAGCTTTGGGACGAAGCAAAAAATTTCCCTAATCTCGGCTTTGTTACACGATCCTCAAGTTTTGATACTAGATGAAGCCATGAATGGCCTTGACCCTAAAAGTGCTAGAATATTCAGGGAGTTACTTTTTGAGTTTAAGGAGGAAGGTAAGAGTATAGTATTTTCAACTCACATCTTAGCCCTAGCTGAGGTTATGTGCGATAGGATAGGTATAATATACGAAGGGAGGATAGTAGCCGAAGGAACTATAGATGAATTAAGGGAGATCGCAAGGGAAGAGAAGCTTGAAGATATATTCCTAAAGCTAACTCAAGCGAAGGAAGAGGTTTCTCAGATAGTTTCAGCACTAAAGGAGGCCCTTTAA